From Brevibacillus marinus, a single genomic window includes:
- a CDS encoding branched-chain amino acid ABC transporter substrate-binding protein, translating into MNKLFRKCLAVSLLLSLVLSGCGNAGQSTDSAAGGDSGNSSSGSEQIVIGFLGPMTGNNATDGKDMLNAVEMAVRKVNEAGGVNGKQIKVEVADDGCDPQMATSAANKLVSLNVVAVVGGYCSGSTLPASGVFENAGIPLVVTAANSSKLPEQGYQTLFLINGLVPDQAKTAMEYAMKKNAKNIALIHDNSAYAKDLADSAKAVVEQAGGKVIAYEAINPEEKDFSALVTKLKSLAPDAVYFTGYYAAGGLLVKQFRQKEVPGMFIVGDGSFSEDLIEIAGPENAEGVLISATPTAEFIEGAEAFVDEYKKTYGIAPGPFSALTYNGVNLLVDALKRAGAAEKEAVRVALKETKDFQALGQTITFNEQNTMDTSNFAVLQVELGTFKLAE; encoded by the coding sequence ATGAACAAGCTTTTCCGTAAGTGTTTGGCTGTGAGTCTGTTGCTTTCTTTGGTACTGAGTGGTTGCGGCAATGCGGGGCAGTCGACCGATTCCGCCGCAGGCGGAGATTCCGGGAACAGCAGCAGCGGAAGCGAGCAGATTGTAATCGGTTTCTTGGGACCGATGACCGGCAACAACGCGACAGATGGCAAGGACATGCTGAACGCTGTGGAGATGGCGGTGCGCAAGGTGAATGAAGCCGGCGGGGTGAATGGCAAGCAGATTAAGGTGGAGGTGGCGGATGACGGCTGTGACCCGCAGATGGCCACCAGCGCGGCCAACAAGCTGGTTTCGCTCAACGTGGTCGCGGTCGTCGGTGGGTATTGTTCCGGCTCTACGCTGCCAGCTTCCGGCGTCTTCGAGAATGCGGGCATCCCGCTGGTGGTGACGGCCGCCAACTCTTCCAAACTTCCTGAGCAGGGATACCAGACGCTGTTTTTGATTAACGGCTTGGTACCCGATCAGGCGAAAACCGCGATGGAATACGCGATGAAAAAGAACGCGAAAAATATCGCGCTCATCCACGACAATTCCGCTTATGCCAAAGATCTGGCGGATTCGGCGAAAGCCGTGGTGGAACAGGCGGGCGGCAAGGTGATTGCCTATGAAGCGATTAATCCGGAGGAAAAAGACTTCAGCGCGCTCGTGACCAAACTGAAGTCGCTTGCGCCGGACGCTGTTTACTTTACCGGCTATTACGCGGCCGGCGGTCTGCTCGTCAAGCAGTTCCGCCAGAAAGAAGTGCCCGGCATGTTTATCGTCGGCGACGGCAGCTTCAGCGAAGACTTGATCGAAATCGCCGGACCGGAGAACGCGGAAGGCGTCTTGATTTCCGCCACGCCGACAGCGGAGTTTATTGAAGGTGCGGAAGCGTTTGTGGACGAGTACAAGAAAACCTACGGCATCGCGCCGGGCCCCTTCTCCGCCTTGACCTACAACGGGGTGAACCTGCTCGTCGATGCCCTGAAACGGGCCGGGGCAGCCGAAAAAGAGGCGGTTCGCGTCGCCTTGAAGGAGACGAAGGACTTCCAGGCGCTCGGCCAGACGATTACCTTTAATGAACAAAACACCATGGATACCTCCAACTTTGCCGTGTTGCAGGTGGAACTGGGCACGTTCAAACTGGCCGAATGA
- a CDS encoding (2Fe-2S)-binding protein, which produces MKQWGRIEHHPILGACDDSRTVTFFFDGRSLPGRTGETVAAALLANGIRTLRRHEETGSPRGIYCNIGHCYECRVTINGRKGVRACLTLVEEGMVVQSGQTLPLPFRQQKEEAQ; this is translated from the coding sequence ATGAAGCAATGGGGACGCATAGAGCATCACCCGATTCTCGGAGCATGTGACGACAGCCGGACCGTCACCTTTTTCTTCGATGGCCGCAGCTTGCCGGGGCGAACAGGGGAAACGGTGGCTGCCGCGCTCCTCGCCAACGGCATCCGCACCCTGCGCAGACACGAGGAGACGGGCAGCCCACGCGGGATTTACTGCAACATCGGCCACTGCTACGAATGCCGGGTCACCATTAACGGCAGAAAAGGCGTGCGAGCCTGTTTGACATTGGTGGAAGAGGGAATGGTCGTGCAATCTGGGCAGACGCTGCCGCTTCCCTTCCGCCAGCAAAAGGAGGAAGCCCAATGA
- a CDS encoding NAD(P)/FAD-dependent oxidoreductase codes for MNQANAAADVLIVGAGPAGLSAAITCAEHGLDVLVLDEYVKPGGRLLGQLHQEPDGTWWNGIAEADRLLQRAVSLGVRIACGVSVYQVERSGEAWLAATTNGEVQSPILLLATGATETAIPLPGWTLPGVMSIGAAQVMTNVQRVRVGERGVVIGLNILSMAITRELQLAGIDVACMVLPAMSPVNRAAGHPRQVMDSLVRAAHLAPSPLLKWGGRCLTTDWLKRLAVRFYPKRGVPIWGIPVQLRTAASEIIGREKVEGVRLVEIDPNGQPLPGSERDVAVDFVCIAGGLAPLAELAAVAGCPFAYLPALGGHVPLHNEKMQTPLQGLYVAGNITGIESAKVAMAQGRVAALAISAELGRLPEPDKLRQAMRHVQEIRRQALIQFHPQIEQGRSAVVQLFAQHLAAR; via the coding sequence ATGAACCAGGCAAACGCAGCGGCGGACGTTCTCATTGTTGGCGCCGGCCCTGCCGGCCTTAGTGCCGCGATCACCTGTGCCGAACACGGCTTGGATGTGCTGGTGTTGGATGAATATGTAAAGCCGGGCGGGCGTCTGCTCGGCCAGCTGCACCAGGAGCCGGACGGCACCTGGTGGAATGGGATTGCGGAGGCCGATCGGCTGCTGCAGCGCGCCGTCAGTCTGGGCGTGCGGATCGCCTGCGGCGTTTCCGTCTATCAGGTGGAACGATCCGGGGAGGCCTGGCTGGCTGCGACGACCAACGGGGAGGTGCAAAGCCCGATCCTGCTTTTGGCCACGGGCGCGACGGAAACAGCGATCCCGCTTCCCGGTTGGACACTGCCCGGTGTCATGTCGATTGGCGCCGCCCAGGTGATGACCAACGTGCAGCGCGTCCGGGTCGGCGAACGCGGGGTGGTGATCGGCCTGAACATCTTGTCCATGGCGATTACCCGCGAACTGCAGCTGGCCGGGATTGACGTGGCCTGCATGGTTCTGCCGGCGATGAGCCCCGTCAACCGCGCGGCCGGCCATCCCCGCCAGGTCATGGACTCGCTGGTGCGGGCGGCTCATCTCGCCCCCTCCCCTTTGCTCAAATGGGGGGGCAGGTGTTTGACGACAGACTGGCTGAAACGCCTCGCTGTCCGGTTTTACCCCAAACGCGGCGTGCCGATCTGGGGGATTCCCGTTCAGCTGCGGACAGCGGCAAGTGAAATCATCGGACGTGAAAAAGTGGAGGGCGTCCGGCTGGTCGAGATCGATCCGAACGGTCAACCGCTTCCGGGAAGCGAGCGGGATGTCGCCGTCGACTTCGTCTGCATCGCCGGCGGGCTGGCTCCGCTGGCGGAACTGGCTGCCGTCGCAGGCTGTCCGTTTGCCTATCTGCCAGCGCTGGGCGGCCATGTCCCGCTGCACAATGAAAAGATGCAGACGCCCTTACAAGGGCTGTATGTCGCCGGCAACATCACCGGGATTGAAAGCGCCAAGGTCGCCATGGCGCAAGGGAGAGTTGCCGCGCTGGCGATCAGCGCTGAGCTGGGCCGACTGCCTGAACCGGACAAACTGCGGCAAGCGATGCGGCACGTTCAGGAGATCAGGCGGCAAGCGCTGATCCAGTTTCATCCCCAGATCGAGCAGGGGCGTTCAGCCGTGGTTCAGCTGTTTGCGCAGCATCTGGCCGCCAGATAA
- a CDS encoding hydrolase, with translation MLNREDTLLVVVDVQGKLAQVVHESEAMLQTLVKLIQGANILGLPVVWLEQYPEGLGPTVEEVARLLRGVGAAPIAKRTFNACDDPAFLAAVRQTGRRQVLLSGIEAHICVYQTAVGLTAQGYEVQVVVDAVSSRTAANKQIGIEKMKMGGVAITSLETALYELLRVAEGEAFKQILQLVK, from the coding sequence TTGCTGAACAGGGAAGATACGTTGTTGGTCGTGGTGGATGTACAGGGCAAGCTGGCGCAGGTTGTCCATGAGAGCGAAGCGATGCTCCAGACGCTGGTGAAGCTGATCCAGGGAGCGAATATCCTGGGGCTGCCGGTTGTCTGGCTGGAGCAGTATCCGGAAGGGCTGGGCCCGACGGTAGAGGAAGTGGCCCGCCTGTTGCGGGGTGTTGGCGCCGCGCCGATCGCCAAGCGGACGTTTAACGCCTGCGACGATCCAGCGTTTCTCGCCGCCGTTCGGCAGACGGGACGGCGCCAGGTGCTGCTCTCCGGCATCGAGGCCCATATTTGCGTGTATCAGACGGCGGTCGGGCTAACAGCGCAGGGATACGAAGTACAGGTGGTCGTGGACGCCGTTTCCTCGCGCACAGCGGCCAATAAACAGATTGGCATCGAAAAGATGAAAATGGGCGGCGTGGCCATCACCAGCCTGGAAACCGCCCTGTACGAACTGCTGCGCGTGGCCGAAGGGGAAGCGTTCAAGCAGATCTTGCAACTGGTCAAATAA
- a CDS encoding putative bifunctional diguanylate cyclase/phosphodiesterase codes for MEHLLSSYGLIAAFIAVLGFIACAAYKRYRAQASKSRPPRDRTGEEIRDRNSYDALTGLPNRHMFDQILARHIREAERTGETLAVLLVALGRFKMINDWIGHEMGDLMLKQVTERLQSCLAADEVLSRQGGDEFLLLLKRRDREAVRETAQRFLALLAEPFTLGNNEAYISASIGISLYPQDGRNVGELIKNADAAMLYAKQMGGSNLQFYSREQNQKTQEQLQLEADLHKALQRGEFVLHYQPQVSLLTGKVTGAEALIRWVHPQKGVIAPADFIPLAEETGLIVPIGEWVLRTACRQVKSWHQQGFPMLVVSVNISAKQFLQHDLTRVVKEILEETGLPPQYLELELTESSTIDVNQASSVLHDLKKLGVRLSVDDFGTGYSSLNYIKSFPVDKLKIDKSFIRDIIHDTHDATIVKSIISMAHHLQLVVNAEGVETPAHLSFLKQHFCDEVQGFFVSKPLSPEEFIQRFADIERELQLAASAKKGS; via the coding sequence ATGGAGCATCTACTCAGCAGTTACGGTTTGATCGCAGCTTTCATCGCTGTTCTGGGGTTTATCGCCTGCGCCGCATACAAGAGATACAGGGCACAAGCAAGCAAGTCGCGTCCGCCGCGCGACAGGACGGGGGAGGAGATTCGGGATCGGAATTCCTACGATGCGCTGACAGGTCTGCCCAACCGCCATATGTTTGATCAAATCCTGGCCCGCCACATCCGCGAGGCTGAACGAACCGGTGAAACGCTGGCCGTATTGCTGGTTGCGCTGGGTCGTTTCAAGATGATCAACGACTGGATCGGCCATGAAATGGGAGACCTGATGCTGAAGCAGGTGACGGAGCGGCTGCAATCGTGTCTTGCGGCGGATGAGGTCCTCTCCCGGCAGGGGGGAGATGAATTTCTCCTTCTGCTCAAACGCCGGGACCGGGAAGCCGTGCGGGAGACGGCCCAGCGCTTTCTCGCGCTGCTGGCTGAACCGTTCACCCTGGGAAACAATGAGGCTTATATCAGCGCCAGCATCGGCATCAGCCTGTACCCGCAAGACGGCCGGAATGTCGGCGAACTGATCAAGAATGCCGATGCCGCGATGCTGTACGCCAAGCAAATGGGGGGCAGCAATTTACAATTTTATTCGCGAGAGCAGAACCAGAAAACTCAGGAGCAGCTGCAACTGGAAGCGGACCTGCACAAAGCGCTGCAGCGTGGAGAGTTCGTCCTGCATTATCAGCCGCAAGTAAGCCTGCTGACCGGCAAAGTGACCGGCGCCGAGGCGCTGATTCGCTGGGTTCATCCGCAAAAAGGGGTGATTGCTCCCGCTGATTTCATTCCGCTTGCCGAAGAGACGGGACTGATCGTCCCGATCGGGGAGTGGGTGCTCAGGACGGCTTGCCGGCAAGTCAAAAGCTGGCATCAACAAGGTTTTCCGATGCTCGTCGTGTCCGTCAACATCTCCGCCAAGCAGTTTTTGCAGCACGATTTGACGCGGGTGGTGAAAGAAATCCTGGAAGAGACCGGACTGCCCCCGCAGTACCTGGAGTTGGAATTGACGGAGAGCTCGACAATCGATGTGAACCAGGCCAGTTCTGTTCTGCATGATCTAAAAAAATTGGGAGTCCGGCTCAGTGTGGACGACTTTGGCACAGGATACAGCTCGCTCAACTACATCAAGAGCTTTCCGGTGGACAAGCTGAAGATCGACAAGTCGTTTATCCGTGACATCATTCATGACACGCACGACGCCACGATTGTCAAAAGCATCATCTCGATGGCGCATCACCTGCAGTTGGTGGTAAACGCGGAAGGGGTGGAAACACCCGCCCATCTGTCGTTTCTCAAACAGCACTTCTGTGACGAAGTGCAGGGCTTTTTTGTGAGCAAACCGCTGTCTCCCGAAGAGTTCATCCAACGGTTTGCCGACATTGAACGCGAACTGCAGCTTGCCGCATCGGCCAAGAAAGGCAGCTGA
- a CDS encoding ABC transporter ATP-binding protein — protein sequence MIIDLKQVSWVRDKTILRDITWQVAAGEHWSLVGLNGSGKTTLLNIINGYIWPTKGEVSVLGEKFGRCDLRELRKQIGWVSSSLQERLYGQQTAEEIVLSGKFASIGLYDHIAEEDREQAAELLASFGCAPLLQRPYETLSQGERQKVLIARALMAKPRLLILDEPCNGLDLIARENLLAMIGQIAARAESPTLLYVTHHIEEILPCFSHTLLLRRGEIYKAGSTQEVLTTSNLSQFFEIPVHVERRDQRFWVSLR from the coding sequence ATGATCATCGATTTGAAACAGGTTAGTTGGGTGCGGGACAAGACCATCCTGCGCGACATCACCTGGCAGGTGGCGGCGGGAGAACACTGGAGCCTGGTCGGACTGAACGGTTCGGGCAAGACGACGCTGCTCAACATCATCAACGGCTATATTTGGCCGACAAAAGGGGAGGTCTCGGTTCTCGGCGAGAAGTTTGGCCGATGCGACCTGCGGGAACTGCGCAAGCAGATCGGCTGGGTCAGTTCTTCCCTGCAGGAGCGGCTTTACGGGCAGCAGACCGCGGAGGAGATCGTCCTCAGCGGCAAATTCGCGTCCATTGGCCTGTACGATCACATTGCTGAGGAGGATCGCGAGCAAGCGGCGGAACTGCTCGCCTCGTTTGGCTGCGCGCCGTTGCTTCAGCGCCCTTACGAGACGCTCTCGCAGGGGGAACGGCAAAAAGTGCTGATCGCCCGGGCGCTGATGGCCAAGCCCAGGCTCTTGATCCTGGACGAGCCGTGCAACGGACTGGACCTGATCGCGCGGGAAAATCTGTTGGCCATGATCGGGCAGATTGCGGCACGGGCCGAATCTCCCACGCTGCTCTACGTGACCCATCATATTGAGGAGATTTTGCCCTGTTTCAGTCACACCTTGCTGCTGAGGCGCGGCGAGATATACAAGGCCGGATCGACGCAGGAAGTGTTGACCACGAGCAATCTGAGCCAGTTTTTTGAGATACCGGTCCACGTCGAGCGCCGCGATCAGCGGTTTTGGGTATCGCTGCGCTAG
- the ilvA gene encoding threonine ammonia-lyase IlvA codes for MTNPLTMEEIMVAHHVVKEVIWKTPLQRNALLSERYGCNLYLKREDLQVVRSFKIRGAYHFIRSLPQEAMQRGVVCASAGNHAQGVAYSCKRLGIKGKIYMPATTPRQKVSQVKLFGGEFVEVILTGDTFDDSYREAVRTCTQENMTFVHPFDDRKIIAGQGTVATEIMNDLEEPLDYLFVGIGGGGLASGIGTYVKGISPTTRIIGVEPQGAASMKRSLEQGDVVTLNEIDTFVDGAAVKQVGQLTWEICRQVLDDIVLVPEGKVCTTILELYNENAIVAEPAGALPLAALDFYREQIKGKNVVCVLSGGNNDIDRMQEIKERSLIYEGLKHYFIINFPQRAGALREFIDRVLGPDDDITRFEYTKHNNKENGPALVGIELKHKEDYQPLIERMETYGIDYLEVNKHPLLFTYLV; via the coding sequence ATGACAAACCCGTTAACGATGGAAGAGATCATGGTAGCCCATCATGTGGTCAAAGAAGTAATCTGGAAGACTCCGCTGCAGCGGAACGCCCTGCTGTCGGAGCGATATGGCTGTAATCTTTATCTGAAACGGGAAGATCTGCAGGTGGTCCGCTCGTTTAAGATTCGCGGCGCGTACCACTTCATCCGCAGCCTGCCGCAGGAGGCGATGCAGCGGGGGGTGGTTTGCGCCAGCGCCGGCAATCACGCCCAGGGCGTGGCCTACTCTTGCAAGCGGCTGGGGATCAAGGGGAAAATCTACATGCCGGCGACCACCCCGCGGCAGAAGGTCTCGCAAGTGAAGCTGTTTGGCGGAGAGTTTGTCGAGGTGATTCTCACCGGCGACACCTTTGACGATTCATACCGCGAAGCGGTCCGTACCTGCACGCAGGAAAACATGACGTTTGTTCACCCGTTTGACGATCGGAAAATCATCGCCGGACAGGGAACGGTCGCAACCGAGATCATGAACGATCTGGAAGAACCGCTGGATTACCTGTTTGTGGGGATCGGCGGCGGCGGCTTGGCGTCGGGGATCGGCACCTATGTCAAGGGAATCAGCCCGACGACGCGGATCATCGGCGTGGAGCCGCAAGGTGCGGCTTCGATGAAACGGTCGCTGGAGCAGGGGGATGTGGTCACCCTTAACGAAATCGACACGTTTGTCGATGGCGCGGCGGTCAAACAGGTTGGCCAGCTGACCTGGGAGATTTGCCGGCAGGTCCTCGACGATATCGTCTTGGTACCGGAAGGCAAAGTGTGCACCACGATTCTCGAGCTGTACAACGAAAATGCGATCGTGGCCGAGCCGGCCGGTGCGCTGCCGCTTGCCGCGCTCGATTTTTACCGCGAGCAGATCAAGGGCAAAAACGTCGTCTGCGTTCTCAGCGGCGGCAACAACGACATCGACCGGATGCAGGAGATCAAGGAACGCTCGCTGATTTACGAAGGGTTGAAACACTATTTTATCATCAATTTTCCGCAGCGGGCCGGAGCCCTGCGGGAATTTATCGACCGGGTGCTGGGGCCGGACGACGACATCACCCGCTTTGAGTATACGAAGCACAACAACAAAGAGAACGGCCCGGCTCTGGTGGGGATCGAACTGAAGCACAAGGAAGACTACCAGCCGCTGATCGAGCGGATGGAGACGTACGGCATCGATTACCTGGAAGTGAACAAACATCCGCTGCTGTTTACCTATCTGGTATGA
- the ilvN gene encoding acetolactate synthase small subunit: MEQRVQVLVENQPGVLARVAALYAEQGVNIDSFSVQPVAGSGLSRMLIVTSCDPAVLAQIVRQMEQLPEVKQVEQIEEAAKEPPAEETD, translated from the coding sequence ATGGAGCAGCGAGTACAAGTGCTGGTCGAGAATCAACCGGGCGTATTGGCCAGAGTGGCCGCTTTGTATGCGGAGCAGGGCGTCAATATCGACAGTTTTTCCGTGCAGCCTGTAGCGGGTTCCGGATTGTCCCGCATGTTGATCGTGACAAGTTGTGACCCCGCCGTGCTGGCGCAGATTGTCCGGCAGATGGAACAGCTCCCCGAGGTCAAGCAGGTGGAGCAGATCGAGGAAGCGGCCAAAGAACCGCCGGCAGAGGAAACGGATTAA